TAGTAGATCTTTTAAGTGCGGGCCCGCCTATTGTTTTAATCTTAATTTTAACGCTTCTTGTTACGTATACGAGCCGCTGGCCGCTGGGTATTTTTACTTTAATCAGCTTGCTGCTGATCGACAATCTTGGTTATTGGGATTCCAGTATTCAAACCCTTGCCATTGTCATTTTGTCTGGACTGCTCACCATTGTGATCGGGATACCGATCGGCATTTGGTGTGCCCAGCGAAAAACAGTCCGCAATATTGTTATGCCTATTCTTGATTTTATGCAGACAATGCCTGCTTTTGTTTATTTGATCCCGTCTATTCTGTTTTTTGGAATCGGGGTTGTACCGGGAATTATCGCATCTTTTATTTTTGCGATCGCCCCGACAATTCGAATGACTAATCTTGGTATTCAGGAAGTGCCGAAAGATTTAATTGAAGCATCCAATGCTTTTGGTTCCAGCAACAGCCAAAAGCTGTTTAAGGTACAGCTTCCTTTAGCAACTCCTACGATTATGGCCGGGGTAAACCAAAGTATTATGCTTGCCCTGTCCATGGTCGTAACAGCTTCACTTGTTGGTGCTCCAGGGCTCGGCGCGGATGTTTACCGTGCGGTCAGCCAGATCAATGTAGGACAAGGGTTTGAAGCAGGACTATCGATCGTCATTATTGCCATTATTCTTGACCGTCTTACACAGAATTTACGAAACCCGGCATACAAGCATTTGATCCGTCCGAAAATTGTTTTTTCTGCACTGGCCGTGCTTGTGATCGGTGCAGCTCTCGTTCTTTCTCTGGCAAAAAATGAAACAGCAACCGGTCCAGCTGGCGATGTCGGCAGCGAAACAGGCTATCAAATCATCGGTATTGAGCCTGGAGCCGGTATTATGACACAAGCTAGAAATGCCGTTAAAGATTACGGCTTAGACGACTGGAAGCTTACGGAAGGTTCTTCAGCCGCAATGGTAGCCGAATTGAAAAAAGCGTATGATCAAAAAGAACCGATCATTATTACAGGCTGGTCGCCGCACTGGATGTTCTCTTCTTTTGATTTAAAATATCTCGAAGATCCGAATCAAACCTTTGGCGGTGCTGAAGATATTAATACGATCGTACGAAAAGGTCTCCAACAGGATGCACCTGGTGCCTACCAAATCTTAGACCAGTTCGCCTGGGAAACAAGCGATATGGAAGAAGTAATGGTGCAAATTGAAGAAGGCGCAAGTGCAGAAGAAGCCGCTCAAAAATGGATTGCCGATCATCCGGATGTAGTAGCGAAGTGGACTGAGGGTGCACAAAAAGGAAGCGGCCAAAGCATCAGCCTTGTTTATGTAGCCTGGGATACGGAAATTGCCAGCACAAATGTAATCGGCCAAGTGCTTGAGCAAAATGGCTACAAGGTAAAACTAAGCCAGGTTGAAGTCGGCCCTATGTTTGCAAGTATTGCCAATGGCAGTGCAGACGCAATGGTTGCAGCTTGGCTGCCAAGTACCCACCTTGAGTACTACAACACATACAAAAAAGACATCGTTGACCTTGGACCAAACCTGCAGGGAACGAAAAACGGCCTGGTCGTACCAGCCTATATGGATATTGATTCTATTGAAGATTTAAGATAAGAAAAAGAGCTGCTCATTCAATGAGCAGCTCTTTTTCTTATTCATTTTATTTTACAAAAACGGTTTTAATCGAAGTAAAGAATTCTTTTGCTGCTTCTCCCTGCTCACGGGAATGTGAGCTGGACTGCTTCATGCCGCCGAATGGAGCCTGAAGTTCAACCCCCGCACTTTCTGCATTTACCCGGATCAGCCCCGCTTCCATGTCATTGACGAAGGACAACAAATGCTGGATATTCGTTGTAAAGATAGAAGCACTTAAGCCGTACTCGGTATCATTCGCAAGCTTCAGCGCTTCTTCCGCAGATGCTGCTTTTAAAAGGGCAATCACTGGGCCAAATATTTCTTCTCTTGCAATCGCCATATTCGGCGTACAATTGTCAAAAATGGTTGGTTCCACATAGTATCCATCTGCCTGGCTTCCTTCCTCTGCACGTTTGCCCCCGATAAGGAGTTCGGCACCTTCTTCTACCCCTTTATTAATGTAAGAAAGAACAGTATTCAGCTGATTTTCACTTGCACACGGCCCCATCCATGTACGGCTGTCAAGGCCGCTGCCAATCGTGATCTCTTTTGTTTTTTGAACGAGCCTTTCTTTAAATGTATCAAACACTTCAGATGCCACAATGACCCGGCTTGTGGCCGTACATTTTTGTCCCGTTGAACGAAAAGCGCCTGTCACAACCGCTTCCACTGCCAAATCAAGATCGGCATCGGCAGCCACAATCACTGGATTTTTCCCGCCCATTTCAAGCTGGTATTTTGCACCGCGTGCCAGCGCTGCCTGGCCGATCTGCTTGCCAACGCCGTTTGAACCGGTAAACGTAATGCCGTTGATCTCTTCATGATCCGCAATACCCTGGCCGATGGTTCTGCCTGGTCCCGTAATTAAATTAACGACGCCAGCGGGGAATCCGGCTTCTTCGAAGCATTCAATAATTTTAGCAGCTGTCACCGCTGTTTCTGTCGCCGGCTTCATGACGACCGTGTTGCCATACACAAGCGCCGGCGCTATTTTCCAGATAGGAATCGCAATCGGGAAATTCCAGGGAGTAATGACTCCGACTACACCGAGCGGTACACGTGTTGTAAACATAAGGGCTGAGCTGTCTGTCGATGGAATCACATCGCCTACTTTGCGCATGCCTTCTCCTGCATAGTACTTTAAGATGGCAATGCCGCGGGCTGTTTCCCCTTTTGTTTCGGCAAACGTTTTGCCCATTTCCCGTGTAGCACATTCCGCAATGTCATCGATTCTTTTTTCGAGAATGTGAGCTGCTTTATACAGGTACTCTCCACGTTCTGCCCCTGACAGCCTGCGCCATCCTTCTTTCGCTGCTTTCGCTGCGGCCACCGCCTGGTTCAAATCATCGGCTGTTGATTTTTGTACATAGCCGACGACTTCATTTCTGTCTGCTGGATTCAGGCTTTTTTCCACTTCATTTGAAACGGAAGGAACCCATTCGCCATTGATAAAATTAAGATATGTTTTTGTGTCAATTGTTGTTGTCATCATAATCCCGCCTTTTATTGGATTGGTTGTACAGCTGTTTCTTTTGGAAAACGGTCCAATGCATTTTTCAGGATGCTTTCCATTTGTGCGTAATGCTCTTTTTCCACAGGAAGAACCGGCAGTCTTACATGTTCGCCAACCGGCTTGCCGACAATCTCCATTCCCGCTTTAATGAGAGAAACGGCATACCCTTTACGCTGGCAGCGGATATTGTGGATTGGCAGAATCACATGTTTAAAAATATCACGAACCGTTTCCTGGTCGCCGTTTTGCAGGCTCGTGTAAAACTTCCGGGAGATATGCGGAATGTAATTGGAAATCGCTGATGAATAAGAATCAAAACCCAGCGGGATATATGCCGGCATCGTCACTTCCGCCAGCGGCATTCCGTTCAGCCATCCAAAACGGCCTCCAAATGTCTGTGTGAGCAGTGTATTTAACTCCATATTGCCAAGGCCGTCTTTGACACCGACCACCTGCGGCACTT
The genomic region above belongs to Domibacillus sp. DTU_2020_1001157_1_SI_ALB_TIR_016 and contains:
- a CDS encoding glycine betaine ABC transporter substrate-binding protein; the protein is MNMQKIPLGAWIDSLVDWITVTFAGLFSLITNTIDGLLNILVDLLSAGPPIVLILILTLLVTYTSRWPLGIFTLISLLLIDNLGYWDSSIQTLAIVILSGLLTIVIGIPIGIWCAQRKTVRNIVMPILDFMQTMPAFVYLIPSILFFGIGVVPGIIASFIFAIAPTIRMTNLGIQEVPKDLIEASNAFGSSNSQKLFKVQLPLATPTIMAGVNQSIMLALSMVVTASLVGAPGLGADVYRAVSQINVGQGFEAGLSIVIIAIILDRLTQNLRNPAYKHLIRPKIVFSALAVLVIGAALVLSLAKNETATGPAGDVGSETGYQIIGIEPGAGIMTQARNAVKDYGLDDWKLTEGSSAAMVAELKKAYDQKEPIIITGWSPHWMFSSFDLKYLEDPNQTFGGAEDINTIVRKGLQQDAPGAYQILDQFAWETSDMEEVMVQIEEGASAEEAAQKWIADHPDVVAKWTEGAQKGSGQSISLVYVAWDTEIASTNVIGQVLEQNGYKVKLSQVEVGPMFASIANGSADAMVAAWLPSTHLEYYNTYKKDIVDLGPNLQGTKNGLVVPAYMDIDSIEDLR
- the gucD gene encoding alpha-ketoglutaric semialdehyde dehydrogenase GucD; translated protein: MTTTIDTKTYLNFINGEWVPSVSNEVEKSLNPADRNEVVGYVQKSTADDLNQAVAAAKAAKEGWRRLSGAERGEYLYKAAHILEKRIDDIAECATREMGKTFAETKGETARGIAILKYYAGEGMRKVGDVIPSTDSSALMFTTRVPLGVVGVITPWNFPIAIPIWKIAPALVYGNTVVMKPATETAVTAAKIIECFEEAGFPAGVVNLITGPGRTIGQGIADHEEINGITFTGSNGVGKQIGQAALARGAKYQLEMGGKNPVIVAADADLDLAVEAVVTGAFRSTGQKCTATSRVIVASEVFDTFKERLVQKTKEITIGSGLDSRTWMGPCASENQLNTVLSYINKGVEEGAELLIGGKRAEEGSQADGYYVEPTIFDNCTPNMAIAREEIFGPVIALLKAASAEEALKLANDTEYGLSASIFTTNIQHLLSFVNDMEAGLIRVNAESAGVELQAPFGGMKQSSSHSREQGEAAKEFFTSIKTVFVK
- the kdgD gene encoding 5-dehydro-4-deoxyglucarate dehydratase, with the protein product MTQNRQAPTGILGFPIAPFTKNNQLDEQALAQNVQDLLDDGLEAIFVACAAAEYPSLSKSEYEAMVEVAVSVTGGKVPVYTGVGGNIQTSLELAQISADKGADGYLILPPYLVTGEQEGQAAYFKAIAESTDLNAIVYQRDNVSFSISTLETLAEVPQVVGVKDGLGNMELNTLLTQTFGGRFGWLNGMPLAEVTMPAYIPLGFDSYSSAISNYIPHISRKFYTSLQNGDQETVRDIFKHVILPIHNIRCQRKGYAVSLIKAGMEIVGKPVGEHVRLPVLPVEKEHYAQMESILKNALDRFPKETAVQPIQ